One Neobacillus endophyticus DNA segment encodes these proteins:
- a CDS encoding DUF2642 domain-containing protein, whose product MEMLIDFVNLIEKNVEVEISGGIFHKGTLIDSGLDIVVIYVGKTNSFLYIPFVHIQRLRELPKWDEDMTYDTPSEKPIEAEAISYRKILMNAKGLFVKVYMSDNQSFHGYVSSIMNDYFVFYSPVHKTMFISMNHVKWMIPYPPDTTPYALENEKLQLTPPPTSLARSFEEQLKRLENQLVILDGRDNPEKIGLLQKVCNNKVILVTAEGEIVYRNLEHVKSIQLP is encoded by the coding sequence ATGGAGATGTTGATCGATTTTGTAAATTTAATTGAAAAAAATGTGGAGGTTGAGATTTCAGGGGGTATTTTCCATAAAGGTACTTTAATTGATTCCGGATTGGACATTGTGGTGATTTACGTTGGAAAAACCAATTCATTCCTTTACATTCCATTTGTTCATATTCAAAGATTGAGAGAGTTACCGAAATGGGATGAAGATATGACTTACGACACTCCCTCAGAAAAGCCAATCGAAGCAGAGGCAATATCTTATCGAAAAATATTAATGAATGCTAAAGGTTTGTTCGTGAAGGTTTACATGTCAGACAATCAATCCTTTCATGGTTATGTATCTAGCATTATGAATGATTACTTCGTTTTTTACTCTCCAGTCCACAAAACCATGTTTATCTCGATGAACCATGTCAAATGGATGATTCCGTATCCACCAGATACAACACCGTATGCTTTAGAGAATGAGAAATTACAATTAACACCTCCTCCCACTTCGTTAGCTAGAAGCTTTGAAGAGCAACTGAAAAGATTAGAAAATCAATTAGTGATTCTAGACGGTAGAGACAATCCTGAAAAAATAGGTTTACTCCAAAAGGTTTGTAATAACAAAGTGATTTTGGTTACAGCCGAGGGAGAAATAGTTTATAGGAATTTAGAGCATGTTAAATCGATCCAATTGCCTTAA
- a CDS encoding ArsB/NhaD family transporter encodes MFTTALTIFSFVMTIVLIMWRPKGLDVSIPSLVGAALMVIAGSVSLADLKVIGSDVGGASVTIMATIAMALVLESFGVFQFVADFLVRLAKNSGVRLFWYINLMSLLMTLVFNNDGAIIIATPILIILLRKLGLKPHQQIPYLLSAALVDTAASAPLGVSNIVNLISIKIIGMSLATYSAMIFVPSLIGVCVLAVLNYVLFRKKLVTDLKQNRMSNKPKPRCHPLGPNNEMATTDLQLETPSKKQKRFMTNILLYVLAIRVALFVGADFGVSPSVTAVVGAAILLIWRWIKMGTSPMDILRKTPWHVLFFAFGMYVVGAGIANVGLNSWLVHVLQPFIAGGWFSSIAATATAVSIMSDIFNNHPALMIGTLNLTSMHLSPMDLHVAYLGNIIGSDIGSLLTPIGLLATLIWMFVLKQYKVHISWRQYFRVTSLVVPPTVIATIVLCYGWIRLIYG; translated from the coding sequence ATGTTTACCACAGCACTAACGATCTTTTCGTTTGTAATGACGATCGTATTGATTATGTGGAGACCCAAGGGACTGGATGTATCCATTCCTTCTCTCGTCGGAGCAGCGTTAATGGTTATCGCTGGATCGGTTTCGTTGGCAGATTTGAAAGTGATCGGGTCGGATGTTGGTGGTGCGTCGGTGACGATCATGGCAACCATTGCGATGGCACTTGTTCTCGAAAGCTTCGGTGTATTTCAATTCGTAGCTGATTTTTTAGTTAGACTTGCAAAGAATTCAGGTGTTCGCTTATTTTGGTACATCAATTTAATGAGTTTGCTTATGACCTTAGTGTTTAATAATGATGGTGCGATCATCATTGCAACACCAATACTGATCATTCTTCTTAGAAAGCTGGGACTTAAACCCCATCAGCAAATCCCGTATTTGTTAAGCGCTGCGCTCGTTGATACTGCAGCGAGTGCGCCCCTTGGTGTCAGTAATATTGTCAATTTAATCTCTATAAAAATCATCGGAATGAGCCTTGCAACCTACTCAGCAATGATTTTCGTACCTTCCTTGATAGGTGTTTGCGTCTTGGCAGTATTGAATTATGTGCTATTTCGAAAGAAACTAGTTACTGACCTGAAACAAAACCGTATGTCAAATAAACCGAAGCCACGTTGTCATCCTTTGGGACCCAATAATGAAATGGCTACTACAGATTTACAATTAGAAACTCCTTCGAAAAAGCAAAAAAGGTTTATGACGAATATCTTGCTATATGTTTTAGCCATTCGTGTAGCGCTGTTTGTTGGAGCTGACTTTGGAGTGTCTCCATCAGTTACTGCAGTCGTTGGAGCTGCCATACTCCTCATCTGGCGATGGATTAAGATGGGCACATCACCAATGGATATCTTACGAAAAACTCCGTGGCATGTACTTTTTTTTGCCTTTGGTATGTATGTTGTCGGAGCCGGGATTGCAAATGTTGGATTAAACTCATGGCTTGTGCATGTACTTCAACCGTTCATTGCTGGAGGATGGTTTAGCTCTATCGCAGCCACTGCAACTGCCGTTAGCATCATGTCCGACATATTTAATAATCACCCTGCTTTGATGATCGGTACGTTAAATCTGACCTCTATGCATTTGAGTCCGATGGACCTTCATGTAGCGTACCTTGGTAATATCATCGGAAGTGACATTGGTTCACTGCTTACGCCTATTGGGCTCCTAGCGACTCTAATATGGATGTTCGTATTGAAACAGTATAAGGTGCACATTAGTTGGAGGCAGTATTTCCGTGTAACAAGCCTAGTCGTTCCACCAACTGTAATAGCAACGATAGTCTTATGTTACGGATGGATTCGCCTGATTTATGGCTAA